A part of Candidatus Binatia bacterium genomic DNA contains:
- a CDS encoding hydroxymethylglutaryl-CoA synthase: protein MTANRFETAQGGTGSVGIDQLAVYVPRYVLDLGALARARSVPPEKISIGLGAYEMAVAPPWEDTVTLAANAANRLFAQGLASPEEVGLLLVATETAVDHAKPVSIFVHELLGLPKNCRTFELKHACYSGTAGVMIAADWLRSPASRGRKALVIAADIARYDVGSSAEFTQGAGAAAMLLSREPRLLELDPESGVYANNVYDFWRPLERREALVDGKFSLDCYLDALSGALADYHATVNGRGEDLLERFSALLYHTPFPKMAYKAHLRLAEVELASKIGDAERRAQEAERTYKELVEPHLAMARRVGNSYTASLYLCLAWYVSQHASELAGKEVGLFSYGSGCCAEFFTGRFTERSATAASKVAASDLLDARRSLSVEEYERCARSGVGEPPATDGTGAFFFAGVRDDKRYYARTTTAAAAA from the coding sequence GTGACAGCGAACCGTTTCGAGACCGCCCAGGGCGGTACGGGAAGCGTCGGCATCGATCAGCTCGCGGTGTACGTGCCGCGCTACGTCCTCGACCTCGGCGCGCTCGCGCGCGCCCGCTCGGTGCCGCCCGAAAAGATCTCGATCGGGCTCGGCGCCTACGAGATGGCGGTCGCGCCGCCGTGGGAAGACACGGTGACGCTCGCCGCGAACGCCGCGAACCGTCTCTTCGCGCAGGGGCTCGCGAGCCCCGAGGAGGTCGGGCTGCTGCTGGTCGCGACCGAGACCGCGGTCGACCACGCGAAGCCCGTCAGCATCTTCGTGCACGAGCTCCTCGGCCTGCCGAAGAACTGCCGGACGTTCGAGCTCAAGCACGCCTGCTACAGCGGCACGGCCGGCGTCATGATCGCGGCCGACTGGCTGCGCTCGCCGGCGTCGCGCGGCCGCAAGGCGCTGGTGATCGCAGCCGACATCGCGCGCTACGACGTCGGCTCGAGCGCCGAGTTCACGCAGGGCGCGGGCGCTGCGGCGATGCTGCTGTCGCGCGAGCCGCGGCTCCTCGAGCTCGATCCCGAGAGCGGCGTCTACGCGAACAACGTCTACGACTTCTGGCGTCCGCTCGAGCGGCGCGAAGCGCTCGTCGACGGGAAGTTCTCGCTCGACTGCTACCTCGACGCGCTGTCCGGCGCGCTCGCCGACTACCACGCGACGGTGAACGGCCGCGGCGAGGATCTGCTCGAGCGCTTCTCGGCGCTGCTCTACCACACGCCGTTCCCGAAGATGGCGTACAAGGCGCACCTGCGGCTCGCCGAGGTCGAGCTCGCGAGCAAGATCGGCGACGCCGAGCGCCGCGCGCAGGAGGCCGAGCGCACCTACAAGGAGCTCGTCGAGCCGCACCTCGCGATGGCGCGTCGCGTGGGCAACTCGTACACCGCGTCGCTCTATCTGTGCCTCGCCTGGTACGTGTCGCAGCACGCGAGCGAGCTCGCCGGCAAGGAGGTCGGGCTGTTCTCCTACGGCTCGGGCTGCTGCGCGGAGTTCTTCACCGGACGCTTCACCGAGCGCAGCGCGACCGCCGCGTCCAAGGTCGCGGCGAGCGATCTGCTCGACGCGCGCCGCTCGCTGAGCGTCGAGGAGTACGAGCGCTGCGCGCGCTCGGGCGTGGGTGAGCCGCCGGCGACGGACGGCACGGGCGCGTTCTTCTTCGCGGGGGTGCGCGACGACAAGCGCTACTACGCGCGCACCACGACCGCGGCCGCGGCGGCCTGA
- the hpnC gene encoding squalene synthase HpnC: protein MNPSIAAVVAGTPSSDLPRPPAASAREVAAAYRACLRIAQTHYENFTVGSLLLPRALRRHIAALYAFARAADDFADEGELPREERLARLDAWEWALEEAYRGRPTEPIFVALADTAYSFTIPITPFRRLLAAFRSDVDFQPFRTFEDLLGYCRNSADPVGHLVLYLFGYRDERRQRLSDKICTGLQLANFWQDVSVDARKGRIYVPQEDLERFGVTAEDLLSGRFRPDVRNLLRFEVERARDLLTEGQQLADLVEPRLAREVRMFAGGGLAILRRIEEIDYDVLSRRPTLSKLDKLRLVAGGLRTPAQATSEPELASAPRPIGPSGALHPLDGPRLEQAYAFCQDVTRKSSSNFFRAFQLLAPVQRRALFAVYAFCRFVDDAADEATPRDPETLLTLWRSELDAVYNGTPTRKVGVALADAVRRFNLDRRHFEDILRGVEMDLTRKRYETWEEMQQYCYLVASAVGLLCIEIFGYTNPAARSYAVDLGLAFQLTNILRDVEEDAKRGRIYLPLEDLRRFGVGEEELLAGRYSPRVAALLAFESGRARAFYLRAKGTLPPEDRRSLAAAEAMRAIYERLLDRIERRRFDVFGRRVALPGYEKVSLAVSGWARAQLSFA, encoded by the coding sequence ATGAACCCCTCGATCGCCGCCGTCGTCGCGGGAACGCCGTCGAGCGATCTGCCGCGCCCGCCGGCCGCGAGCGCGCGCGAGGTCGCGGCGGCGTACCGCGCCTGTCTGCGCATCGCGCAGACGCACTACGAGAACTTCACGGTCGGCTCGCTGCTGCTGCCGCGCGCGCTGCGGCGCCACATCGCGGCGCTGTACGCGTTCGCGCGCGCGGCGGACGACTTCGCCGACGAGGGCGAGCTGCCGCGCGAGGAGCGCCTCGCGCGCCTCGACGCCTGGGAGTGGGCGCTCGAGGAGGCGTACCGCGGACGTCCGACCGAGCCGATCTTCGTCGCGCTCGCCGACACCGCGTACTCCTTCACGATCCCGATCACGCCGTTTCGGCGTCTGCTCGCGGCCTTCCGCAGCGACGTCGACTTCCAGCCGTTCCGCACCTTCGAGGACCTGCTCGGCTACTGCCGCAACTCGGCGGATCCGGTCGGGCACCTGGTGCTCTACCTGTTCGGCTATCGCGACGAGCGGCGCCAGCGGCTCTCCGACAAGATCTGCACCGGGCTACAGCTTGCGAACTTTTGGCAGGACGTCTCGGTCGACGCACGCAAGGGCCGGATCTACGTGCCGCAGGAGGACCTCGAGCGCTTCGGCGTCACCGCGGAAGATTTGCTCTCCGGACGGTTCCGGCCCGATGTGCGCAACCTGCTGCGCTTCGAGGTCGAGCGCGCGCGCGACCTCCTGACCGAAGGGCAGCAGCTCGCGGATCTGGTCGAGCCGCGGCTCGCACGCGAGGTGCGGATGTTCGCGGGCGGCGGGCTCGCGATCCTGCGCCGCATCGAGGAGATCGACTACGACGTGCTGTCGCGGCGCCCGACGCTGTCGAAGCTCGACAAGCTGCGCCTCGTCGCGGGCGGGCTGCGCACGCCGGCGCAGGCGACGAGCGAGCCCGAGCTCGCGTCCGCTCCGCGTCCGATCGGGCCGTCGGGCGCGCTGCACCCGCTCGACGGCCCGCGCCTCGAGCAGGCGTACGCGTTCTGCCAGGACGTGACGCGCAAGAGCTCGAGCAACTTCTTCCGCGCCTTCCAGCTGCTCGCGCCGGTGCAGCGCCGCGCGCTGTTCGCGGTGTACGCCTTCTGCCGCTTCGTCGACGACGCGGCCGACGAAGCGACGCCGCGCGACCCCGAGACGCTGCTCACGCTGTGGCGCAGCGAGCTCGACGCGGTCTACAACGGCACGCCGACGCGCAAGGTCGGCGTCGCGCTCGCCGACGCCGTGCGCCGCTTCAACCTCGATCGCCGGCACTTCGAGGACATCCTGCGCGGCGTCGAGATGGATCTCACCCGCAAGCGCTACGAGACCTGGGAGGAGATGCAGCAGTACTGCTACCTGGTCGCGTCCGCGGTCGGGCTGCTGTGCATCGAGATCTTCGGCTACACCAATCCGGCCGCGCGCAGCTACGCGGTCGACCTCGGGCTCGCCTTCCAGCTCACGAACATTTTGCGCGACGTCGAGGAGGACGCGAAGCGCGGACGCATCTACCTGCCGCTGGAAGACCTGCGGCGCTTCGGCGTGGGAGAAGAGGAGCTCCTCGCCGGACGCTACTCGCCGCGGGTCGCAGCGCTGCTCGCCTTCGAGAGCGGGCGGGCACGCGCCTTCTACCTGCGCGCCAAAGGCACGCTGCCGCCCGAGGACCGGCGCTCGCTCGCCGCGGCGGAAGCCATGCGCGCGATCTACGAGCGCCTGCTCGACCGCATCGAGCGGCGGCGCTTCGACGTCTTCGGTCGGCGCGTCGCGCTGCCGGGCTACGAGAAGGTGAGCCTCGCGGTCTCCGGCTGGGCGCGCGCGCAGCTCTCGTTTGCTTGA
- a CDS encoding nuclear transport factor 2 family protein, whose product MAGRLARRIQTLERRIARLEDELAIHRLIVSYGFAVDSGDAEATAALFTDDAVYDIDGTLVLRGRDGVAEMVRGERHQALLPRCAHTIGPAVVTVDGDAAVATAYSRVYLREGDALRLWRLSFNRFELERRDGRWLIARRTTRLVGEEEAQRILASALPPTGR is encoded by the coding sequence ATGGCGGGCCGCCTCGCAAGGCGCATCCAAACGCTCGAGCGGCGGATCGCGCGGCTCGAGGACGAGCTCGCGATCCACCGCCTGATCGTCAGCTATGGCTTCGCCGTCGACAGCGGCGACGCCGAGGCGACCGCCGCGCTCTTCACCGACGACGCGGTCTACGACATCGACGGGACGCTGGTGCTACGCGGCCGCGACGGCGTCGCCGAGATGGTGCGCGGCGAGCGGCACCAGGCGCTGCTGCCGCGCTGCGCGCACACCATCGGTCCGGCCGTCGTGACCGTCGACGGCGACGCGGCGGTCGCGACCGCGTACTCCCGGGTCTACCTCCGCGAGGGCGACGCGCTCCGGCTCTGGCGCCTCAGCTTCAACCGCTTCGAGCTCGAGCGCCGCGACGGACGCTGGCTGATCGCGCGCCGCACGACGCGTCTCGTCGGTGAGGAGGAAGCGCAGCGCATCCTTGCGTCTGCGCTTCCTCCCACCGGACGCTAG
- the shc gene encoding squalene--hopene cyclase translates to MRRIGEELGGILGGAIGAARESLLRKQHPAGYWHAPLEANVGMDAQYIIFNRFIGRRPEAIERRLVEHMLATQTDEGCWTLYQDGPGHLSTTIEAYWAMKLAGLSPDEPALRRARDYILGHGGLARAQVFTRAYLAYFEQFPWWGLPAMPAELMLLPPWFPLNIYAMSSWARETVVPMLILFAKKPRIALDPKQGVKELWLREPRRSDLAFPPDDHWFSWRNFFLRLDQALKIIGKSPWKPLRRRALERAEKWILERQDRNGGWGGIQPPMLNCVMALQTLGYPKDHPAIVAGIQAIDDFLIEYDGHLIYQPCVSPTWDTALTMRALLDSGMPGDHPALRRAAEWLIDHQIFVPGDWSVYNPDLEPGGWAFEFANDWYPDVDDSAVILMVLRRILLEDRKRLDRAIARGMNWTLGMQSKNGGYGAFDTDNDSEFLNRIPFADMEAMIDPPTEDLTGRVLELMGSYGFDLDYGRARRARDFLLRTQRKDGSWWGRWGSNFIYGTWSALMGLRAIGEEPEAPHIRRAVKWLEDHQNPDGGWGETLASYDDESLAGKGPSTPSQTAWAIMGLLAGTRGISPAIERGVKYLAETQKDDGTWDERPFTGTGFPRHFYLRYTMYREYFPLMALGQVQARLAAAVTVPLKLAERREAVAVAAVPVRGQAASAG, encoded by the coding sequence ATGCGGCGCATTGGGGAGGAGCTCGGCGGGATCCTGGGAGGGGCCATCGGCGCCGCCCGGGAGTCGCTGCTGCGCAAGCAGCATCCCGCCGGTTACTGGCACGCGCCGCTCGAAGCGAACGTGGGGATGGATGCGCAGTACATCATCTTCAATCGCTTCATCGGGCGGCGCCCCGAGGCGATCGAGCGGCGGCTCGTCGAGCACATGCTCGCGACGCAGACCGACGAGGGCTGCTGGACGCTCTACCAGGACGGCCCGGGGCACCTCAGCACCACCATCGAGGCCTACTGGGCGATGAAGCTCGCCGGGCTCTCGCCCGACGAGCCGGCGCTGCGCCGCGCGCGCGACTACATCCTCGGCCACGGCGGGCTCGCGCGCGCGCAGGTCTTCACGCGCGCCTACCTCGCGTACTTCGAGCAGTTCCCGTGGTGGGGCCTGCCGGCGATGCCGGCCGAGCTGATGCTGCTGCCGCCGTGGTTCCCGCTCAACATCTACGCGATGTCGAGCTGGGCCCGCGAGACGGTCGTGCCGATGCTGATCCTCTTCGCGAAGAAGCCGCGCATCGCGCTCGACCCGAAGCAGGGCGTCAAGGAGCTCTGGCTGCGTGAGCCGCGCCGCAGCGACCTCGCGTTCCCGCCCGACGACCACTGGTTCTCCTGGCGAAATTTCTTCTTGCGTCTCGACCAGGCGCTGAAGATCATCGGCAAGAGCCCGTGGAAGCCGCTACGCCGCCGCGCGCTCGAGCGCGCCGAGAAGTGGATCCTCGAGCGTCAAGACAGAAACGGCGGCTGGGGCGGCATTCAGCCTCCGATGCTGAACTGCGTGATGGCGCTGCAGACCCTCGGCTACCCGAAGGACCATCCCGCCATCGTCGCCGGCATCCAGGCGATCGACGACTTCCTGATCGAGTACGACGGCCACCTGATCTACCAGCCGTGCGTGTCGCCGACCTGGGACACCGCGCTCACCATGCGCGCGCTGCTCGACTCGGGCATGCCGGGCGATCATCCGGCGCTGCGCCGCGCCGCCGAGTGGCTGATCGACCACCAGATCTTCGTGCCCGGCGACTGGAGCGTCTACAACCCGGACCTCGAGCCCGGCGGCTGGGCGTTCGAGTTCGCCAACGACTGGTACCCCGACGTCGACGACTCGGCGGTGATCCTGATGGTGCTGCGCCGCATCCTGCTCGAGGACCGCAAGCGCCTCGACCGTGCGATCGCGCGAGGCATGAACTGGACACTCGGCATGCAGTCGAAGAACGGCGGCTACGGCGCCTTTGACACCGACAACGACTCCGAGTTTCTCAATCGCATCCCGTTCGCCGACATGGAGGCGATGATCGACCCGCCGACCGAGGATCTGACCGGACGCGTCCTCGAGCTGATGGGAAGCTACGGCTTCGATCTCGACTACGGCCGTGCGCGTCGCGCGCGCGACTTCCTGCTGCGCACGCAGCGCAAGGACGGCTCGTGGTGGGGCCGCTGGGGCTCGAACTTCATCTACGGCACCTGGTCGGCGCTCATGGGCCTGCGCGCGATCGGCGAGGAGCCGGAAGCGCCGCACATCCGCCGCGCCGTCAAGTGGCTCGAGGATCATCAGAACCCGGACGGCGGCTGGGGCGAGACGCTCGCGTCGTACGACGACGAGAGCCTCGCCGGCAAGGGACCGTCGACGCCGTCGCAGACCGCGTGGGCGATCATGGGTCTGCTCGCCGGAACGCGCGGCATCAGCCCCGCGATCGAGCGCGGCGTCAAGTATCTCGCAGAGACCCAGAAGGACGACGGCACCTGGGACGAGCGGCCGTTCACGGGCACCGGCTTCCCGCGCCACTTCTACCTCCGCTACACGATGTACCGCGAATACTTCCCCCTGATGGCGCTCGGTCAGGTGCAGGCGAGGCTCGCGGCTGCGGTGACCGTGCCGCTCAAGCTCGCCGAGCGGCGTGAAGCGGTCGCGGTCGCGGCCGTGCCGGTGCGCGGGCAGGCCGCGTCCGCAGGGTAA
- a CDS encoding amidohydrolase family protein, whose amino-acid sequence MGRPSYWINDADNHFYEPDDCFTRHIEAPFKKRTVWIDRRGDGPSRMYVGDQRCHFFSVGAGDSVGAPGVMKAFLRGETDEGGSPSLQPINALAVPEFVDRKRRLAKMDEQRVEKCLMLPTAGVGVEPQLRETPDVLYPSLRAYNRWLEEDWGYGADGRIYGAPLLSLLDVDEALRELTRAQKLGARFVVLTAGPYAGHSPGHPRFDPFWAACQEAGTNVVFHIGRTPFSEMYNVPWGLRPHPPSHRHSLMEYALSFTERPIVDTVTALIADNLFGRFPRLRILSVEYGSRWVEPLLWKLDHIARLYSKDMWRFGAPPLRPSETFRTNFWVSPFYEDDVVGLAKLIGASQVLAGSDYPHPEGLLWPTEFADELEGLPEDDVRRILRDNFAALVA is encoded by the coding sequence ATGGGTCGACCGAGCTACTGGATCAACGACGCCGACAACCACTTCTACGAGCCGGACGACTGCTTCACCCGGCACATCGAGGCGCCGTTCAAGAAGCGCACGGTGTGGATCGATCGCCGCGGCGACGGGCCGTCGCGCATGTACGTCGGCGACCAGCGCTGCCACTTCTTCAGCGTCGGCGCGGGCGACAGCGTCGGCGCGCCGGGCGTGATGAAGGCGTTCCTGCGCGGCGAGACCGACGAGGGCGGCAGCCCGAGCCTGCAGCCGATCAACGCGCTCGCGGTGCCGGAGTTCGTCGACCGCAAGCGTCGGCTCGCGAAGATGGACGAGCAGCGGGTCGAGAAGTGCCTGATGCTGCCGACCGCCGGCGTCGGCGTCGAGCCGCAGCTCCGCGAGACGCCCGACGTCCTCTACCCGAGCCTGCGCGCCTACAACCGCTGGCTCGAGGAGGACTGGGGCTACGGCGCCGACGGCAGGATCTACGGCGCGCCGCTGCTGTCGCTGCTCGACGTCGACGAGGCGCTGCGCGAGCTCACCCGCGCGCAGAAGCTCGGGGCACGGTTTGTGGTCTTGACGGCCGGTCCCTACGCCGGCCACTCGCCCGGACACCCGCGCTTCGACCCGTTCTGGGCCGCGTGCCAGGAGGCCGGCACGAACGTCGTCTTCCACATCGGCCGCACGCCGTTCAGCGAGATGTACAACGTGCCCTGGGGGCTCCGGCCGCACCCGCCGTCGCACCGGCACTCGCTGATGGAGTACGCGCTGTCGTTCACCGAGCGCCCGATCGTCGACACCGTGACCGCGCTGATCGCCGACAACCTGTTCGGCCGCTTCCCGCGGCTGCGCATCCTGAGCGTCGAGTACGGCTCGCGCTGGGTCGAGCCGCTGCTCTGGAAGCTCGACCACATCGCGCGCCTCTACAGCAAGGACATGTGGCGCTTCGGCGCGCCGCCTTTGCGCCCGAGCGAGACCTTCCGCACGAACTTCTGGGTGTCGCCGTTCTACGAGGACGACGTGGTCGGGCTCGCGAAGCTGATCGGCGCCTCGCAGGTGCTCGCGGGTTCCGATTACCCGCATCCCGAAGGGCTGCTCTGGCCGACGGAGTTCGCCGACGAGCTCGAGGGGCTACCCGAGGACGACGTGCGCCGCATCCTGCGCGACAACTTCGCGGCGCTCGTTGCTTGA